In Aegilops tauschii subsp. strangulata cultivar AL8/78 chromosome 3, Aet v6.0, whole genome shotgun sequence, one genomic interval encodes:
- the LOC109760266 gene encoding uncharacterized protein, whose protein sequence is MASAAAAAATRANSLSRIFSSSSPTAKLPKRNPKTKSAPAPTPTPKPPAADADSIAGQKLLKPLGAQPAAKAESDADRKLPKPLDDILIALIRQRNPDKLVSEFVQASTVSSRFRERHRVYEVAVSRLTSFGRQDGIEAIIEAQKPFLETSNEGFATRLIRLYGRASMPSHAAATFHELPTQHKSTMTFNALLAAYAEAGDLDGLTAAFREIPATHPSIVPSVYSYNILIRALCQKSDLSAALEAVLLMEKHGISPDIITFNTLLNGFCNNGPTDEAETVWEMMKERNLEPDAKCYNAKLRGLVAEGRTDDAAAVLERLEKDGPKPDTVSYNELIRGYLKAGRLQEAKKLYDDLGKNHCAANKGTYETLVPHLVQAGDLDCALRYCYEMFSSKRSSRVECGVLQDVVNALVDASRVEEAAKLVDIGRKKYYYSRKGLRMPGSAKGSELRAETDEEEAISEEKECEVEDETEK, encoded by the coding sequence AtggcctccgccgccgccgccgccgccacccgggCGAACAGCCTCTCCcgcatcttctcctcctcctcgccaacGGCAAAACTACCCAAGCGCAATCCCAAGACCAAGAGCGCGccggcgccgacgccgacgccgaaacCGCCCGCCGCCGATGCTGACTCCATCGCGGGCCAGAAGCTCCTGAAGCCCCTCGGCGCACAGCCCGCCGCCAAAGCTGAGTCCGACGCGGACCGCAAGCTCCCGAAGCCCCTTGACGATATCCTCATTGCCCTCATCCGGCAGCGCAACCCTGATAAGCTGGTCTCCGAGTTCGTCCAAGCGTCAACCGTGTCGTCGCGCTTCCGCGAGCGGCACCGCGTGTACGAGGTAGCGGTAAGCCGCCTCACTTCCTTTGGCCGCCAAGACGGCATCGAGGCCATCATCGAAGCGCAGAAGCCCTTCCTCGAGACCTCAAACGAGGGGTTCGCCACGCGCCTCATCCGCCTCTACGGCCGTGCCTCCATGCCATCCCACGCTGCCGCAACCTTCCATGAACTTCCCACGCAGCATAAATCCACCATGACATTCAACGCCCTTCTTGCAGCGTATGCAGAAGCCGGGGATTTGGACGGGCTCACTGCTGCATTCCGGGAGATCCCAGCCACCCACCCCTCGATTGTTCCCAGCGTATACTCTTACAACATACTCATCCGCGCATTGTGCCAGAAGTCTGACCTCTCAGCTGCTCTTGAGGCCGTCCTTCTCATGGAGAAGCATGGTATTTCACCTGACATTATTACTTTCAACACGCTGTTGAATGGGTTTTGCAACAATGGCCCCACGGATGAAGCAGAGACAGTATGGGAGATGATGAAGGAGAGGAATTTGGAGCCAGATGCAAAGTGCTACAATGCCAAGCTGCGGGGTTTGGTTGCAGAAGGGAGGACTGATGATGCAGCTGCCGTGCTTGAGAGGTTGGAGAAGGACGGGCCAAAACCCGATACAGTATCCTACAATGAGTTGATTCGAGGATATTTGAAAGCAGGGAGGTTACAGGAGGCCAAGAAGCTGTATGATGATTTGGGAAAAAATCACTGTGCCGCAAATAAGGGAACATATGAGACTCTCGTGCCACACCTTGTGCAGGCTGGAGACCTGGATTGTGCACTGAGGTACTGCTATGAAATGTTTAGTAGTAAAAGGAGCAGTAGAGTGGAGTGTGGTGTGCTGCAGGATGTAGTGAATGCATTGGTAGATGCATCGAGGGTGGAGGAGGCTGCCAAGCTTGTTGATATCGGGCGGAAGAAGTACTACTACTCACGAAAGGGTTTGAGGATGCCAGGTAGTGCAAAAGGCAGTGAATTAAGAGCTGAAACTGATGAGGAAGAAGCAATATCAGAAGAAAAGGAGTGTGAAGTGGAAGACGAGACTGAAAAGTAA